The sequence below is a genomic window from Camelina sativa cultivar DH55 unplaced genomic scaffold, Cs unpScaffold00427, whole genome shotgun sequence.
CGAGTATGTGTGTCGATATTAGGGGGCAACCTTAACCACGCAGAATAAAGAAGAGACTCATAGACTGTTAAGAGAGGGGAGTGGATGTCAGATTGTTCACAATAACCCGAAACACGGGCAAAGCTATCCTGTTTTTTAGGAAATCCAGAAACATGTATATCTCCGTGAATGTATCCTGTGTTCTTACGCCCGGCTAAAACATCCATCAAAGTAGTTTTGCCTGCGCCACTCACGCCCATAAGTGCAGTAAGAACACCCGGCCTAAAAGCACCGCTTAATCCATTCAATAGTACCAGTTTATCCTCTGCTATGCCCTTTTCTTTCATCTCCTACAAAATCctctttataaaaattatatacttgaGTCTTTGAATAATCTCTTACGCTTATTGAAAATGTTATTCACATACCTTTGGAGTATCAACAGAATATGTGATGTTCTCAAACGTCATGTATAGAGGCTTGAAAGGTATAAGAACTTTTCTGTCGTTGCAAGTTCTCGATGTTGCCACtcctatatatttttaaccatttttgtgatcatgaattttttaaaggagatgaaaagagagaatgattGCGTTGTTCTTGAATAGTTTTTACCCATTATAATATCGTTGCTATCAGTCTCTCCACATTCATCTGGTATAACGGCATACTTGGATACTCCATATtctacaaaagtaaaaaaataacgTTTAAAAGTATTGATCTTATACATAGATGTAGGAAGAGTAAGTGAGGACACTCACGTTTAAGATAAGCCAGACTCAAAGATGTAATAATGTTGGACATGATTGTAGATACGATCAATGCTAAAAGTCCAATCCAATACCAGTAAGTTTCTACAAATAATCCTCGCGATTTTAAGACCGCAACTCCTAGACCCTGCAAATAATAGTACATAGTAAAGTTTGGATTCCAAAAAATGTGTTGACAACTTAAGAAACGGTTTCCAGAAAATTACATCTTTCCAGGACTTGCTACGGAATTCGTTAACCGAAACAGCTGTCTGTATATACATCATTGGTGATGTCCAATACGCCCATGTTAACCATTTGTGCACTTGATCTGCGCATCACAATGCATCACTAATTATAGCTTATGGATCATACACTTAGAGAATGAATATGGAAAACAACAACCTCCTTAAAACTTACTTCGCGACAACACATAGCCGCTGAATGTCATTAGCCACATCACAGCAAGACATCCCATTGTGTTTGCTATGAAATGGCACACCACCGTCCGTACGACCGTACGGCCGTCCGTACAATCAACCTAGTGGGCCGTCCGTACACTCGCAAGGCTTACCAAGCTTGGTCCATCAAGAAGAGCCTGAAGAGCCTCCAACGATCTCATGCCTTCGAGATCCTTCCCTTTAGAGCCGTTGGACAAGTTGTGCAAGTGGGAAGTCAAAGGGAAGTCACATGTGTGATTAAGGAGATGTCACTATCTCTATGTATATTTGTGCATAGCATCCTAGGGAGAATATCCTCTTtgtatctctctatatatggaTTGTAAGTATGATCTAAATACAGTAAGAAAGGAGTTTAACTCTTTCTCCAACctattctctttctctcgctTACTCTCTTTCACACTCCTATACTCAATCCGATTCTTCCCTTCTAATCTCTCAACTCAAATCAAATCTGCCTCTCTTAATTCTTACATTTGCAACCACATGATTTCGAGTCACTGCACCGATACACCGAAATAGTCCATACGACATTTGTCCGCACAATGCTAGAACTAAGTAATGTTTAAAGATCCTatagtaacaaaaacaaaaagaaaaaaaagcgcTTAGTAGTAAATATATAGAGCAAAGAAAAACTTATGGTTTTGTTAAGACAAGCTTACGATGTGATGGTAAAATCATATCCAATGAAGTAATAAGTAAAGAAGACCACAATGAAGACTTCAACGAAGGATAAAGGGAAGGTTATGATTGAGGTTGGTAATGAGAAGGTCCATGATGGGTAAAAGCTGAATTGGCGTTGCTTGTAGAACACTGGAAGCTTATCAATAGTCATGGGAAGTtcgaaaaaaacagagaatacaATCATTTGCACTTCCAAATAGATAGCTCCCATGTATATGATTCCATCCTCTACCGTACTGTGATGTTCCTTTTGTTGTGAAAACACAACTGTGATTATAACTGCATTGATAAAGAGCTGAAGTGACTTCAAGAGAAAAGTGCGTAAGTTCCTCTTCATGAAGATTCTTTCTCGTTCTAAGCATGCCTTTAGTAGCTCTAACTTGCTAGCTCCATATTTCGTCCTTGTCAGGGCTGCTCTGTGATTATCCCATCGATCAAAAGGCGTTGCAAGCTGGGACTGCATTGTGCTCCCGAAATGGTGCATTTTGAAGCCTTCCTTGAATTGTTGTGCTGATACATAACGATATGGCAGCTCTTGATTAACCCAATACTGTTCTTGATCTTTCCtggataaaatctaaaaatgaaaaagtgtAATCTCTCGATTAGTATATAGCGCAaagtagaaaaacaaaaaatatgtttcactaAAAACAAGAATGTTGTCAGAGAACTCACTTCCTGCAAGTAATCAGCTATCCcttttcactacaagaaaacagccgCAAACCGACGACCATATCTGTCGACAACCCGTCGGAAACGACCATAATCAACAGAATACAGACAGCATCAGTCTGTCGGTTCTAGAGCGTCGGTAATTTTAAATCTGTTGGGAATCCGTCAGAAACCTCCAACAGATTACCGACGGAATATTATTCTGACGGATTACCAACGACTTTTGTTCCCGATTAAATGGCGACAAATACTAAGCAACAACTATTAATGACTTCCCGACAGATAAATTCCCGACGGATTTTCCAACGGCTAAATTCCCGACGGATTCTCAACAACTCTATCGACGGTTTCCCGACAATTAAAACGattaatttctctgttttcctctgtttttctaaCGGAATCTCGACAGATGgttaatgttttattaaaaatatgttttaaatattcaatttacttttaaaataaatctaattaatatattacttattctttttcttttcacaacaATTACTAATTAggtaataatatttaaattcataaatttagaaatccaaaatacaaaatacacaaatcatcctaaaaagaaaatgcaatatacacaaatcaaaaagaaatagaaaatgaaacttaaatattgtgaaaataagTCTAAGAACTTGAATTCACGGGGAACTTTGATCGCATCTCTGCCATGAACGACGCAAGCTCCTCATCTCTCAGCTTGTTCctctcattctctttctctatcaTCTTCTCAAGAGCTTCGATACGGTCATCTTTCTCTTGGAGGGCTCGAACAAGTTCAGGATCACGATCATATattggtgatgaagatgataaacAAGCACAAAGTCTTTTTGCAACTTTTCCTAATCCAAAGATTCGACCCTTGGTTTGTGGGGTTTCCTGAAATTTAgaacaattagaacaaaatgtataaaaagaATCATAAGCAAAATTTGTTAAGAACAAGCAAAATGTATAAAAAGAATCATAAGCAAAATGTTCCAGATGAATGGTACTAAGCATAAAGCATGGATATGCTTAAGTAACACTAAACATCAAAGAGATGAATGGTACTAAGCATAAAGCATGGGTATGCTTAAATGAGAACTGAGTAAGACTATTGCACCATAAAGCACAATATCAACTAAAAACATAAGTCTTCGTTATTGATAACATCTATCTTACGGCAATGAGATAGTGTAGATTTAAGATCCCATACCTGTAAATCCTTTTGTGATAGCGTTAGTAACCCAAACAGTTTTTTCCTCAGCATTACCTTTATCTTTTCCTCGATATACCTGtgtaaaaaaactgaaaaagtaagTAGGTTTGCTTTATCTAGGAGACTAGAACCCACAAAGATATTAGCGTCAATCTCAAGTACTCACAAGAACAGACAGATTTTGATGAGGTTGTATGGCAGACAAAAAAATACTCATCGCCTGAAATATACAAACGCATCAGAGTGGGAAGCAGGACAATCTAAGCTGGTATTGTTCATGGCAACACATGTAACAAAAGCatgattcaaagaaagaaacagaaacttGACCGAAGATGGatgaaatacaaaaccaaagaaaataagaacctCAATGGCTGTATTACTGATTATAGCAAAAGAATCGTAATGACAACATCTCCATCAACAAGAGATGGTACAATACCCAATGGATTGATCTTCTTGAAATCTTGAGGATCataattttctcaaaatcaaagaaccctaattttcccaAATCAAAGAACACTAATTTCTAAATccttaaacaaaaattgattcaaaaatATGATCAAACTACCATGGGAAAGAGATTGGGTGGAGCGGTTTTTTCCAGAACGATATGCTTCGTAGTCcctgtgaaaaaaaagaaatattacagttatacaaaaatacaaaaactcaataaaacaTCAACTGAATACCCATATAAATCGTAACAAATAGATCTAAACCCAAttcttaaaaattgaaaaagcaAAATCATAGTATTACAGATTACAACCCCTTAATCTGACATAAAGACCACCTAATCTAACATAATTGAACCCACGATCTTTACTTTTTGAATCAGCCACCGATGCTGAAACCAAATTGCAGATcccaaatttaacatatttGAGAGAAAAGGCTAAAAATCTTACATAGTTTAGTGGTTGTGGTTGATATGAGgaacaaaatctttgatttagaagagagaaagagggagaaacgggataaagaagaagtgaatcggtgaggaagaagaagtgagtCGGCTAGGGTGAGAAGAGAaggggaaatttttttttgtggttaaggtgaaaagattttgtggttttaacccaaattaattaaataatccTTCCCACAATATCCAAAACATTTGAGGAAAATATTTCCCGGGATAAATTTTGCGTTTATCCAACGGAATCCTGACggaaactttttattttttcattatcaCTGACAGTTTCCCGACGGATCTatgaaaaaagtttgaaaaacatcatatataggGTGAAAAACTATCTTTCCTACTCAATTACCATTACAACAAGTATACTACATAGCTTGCAAatctgttttattaaaaaaaactataaaaaaaaagaattttaaaatttagtcatTCACAATATTCAAACTCTTAAGTAACATTCtaagtgtatatatagaaacacTTATGATGAAAtcatgttaaattttgaaaatttaatctTATAGTAGCATAATAGACCAAAACTGATTGTAAGTGTTTTAAGACTTAAGAAACAGTATTTGTGAATGTGTTAAGTTATAAAGTTTCATATTTCAATATCCTATACCCTAAACCCATCAAAAATCTGTCGTAATCTGTGGAAATGCACCCGATGGCTTTCCAACAGAGTCTAAAACACGTGTTAAATGCAGTAAAATTCATAAATCCGAGAAAACACGTAAGGCCATTGGGAATCCATCGTGATTTCCCGACATATTATCAAcggatttataatttttttcaggttttatatatttagatttttataatttattttttaaattattgtcaACGGAAGACCGATGGATCACTGACAATTTTCAAAAGACTTTAATAACGGTAAAATATGACCGGCGAAATAACGACGGTGTTCCGACGAAACTTTCTAACGGACGTTGTTAGGATTCTGTCGGGATATGGTCCAGAATTCCCAACAGACTAAATCCCGTTAGTATTATCGGATGGATTACCAACAGATTACGACGGTTTAAATCTCGTTGTATATCAGTCGAAAATTCGTCAGAAATAGCTGACGGGATTCCGTCCATCGGAAATTCCGTCGGATATCgccttattttcttgtagtgatttcTTTCAGGACACTTAAACCCCATAGAGTCACAAAATTCGAGGACGTTTTCCCGAGGGCCTTGGTAAACGATGTGGCCTTCTCCAAGAATAATGACATCATCGAAGAGCTCAAATGTCTCTGGaggaggttgaagaagagataTAAGAGCGGTTTTATCGAAAACATTGATCATTTGCTTGATGCTCTTGACGATCTGAAACGTCGTCGAGCTATCTAAACCATCTGAAAATGTTGTCCATGAAGAAAGCTCCCACTGGTCCGACCAACATCTCACCTAGacacacacaaaccaaaaaCCTTAAGAACACATTTCAATACCGTCGAAACACTATTAATAAGAACTCCTCATCGATCGATCGATACCAGTGGTTACGCGTTTCTTTTGCCCACCAGAGATTCCTCTTTTCATATGATTCCCAACTATCGTATCAGCACACATCTCAAGTCCTAAGACTTTTAAAACGTAATCTGTGACTACATACTCCTTGTGACCTTTCATAACCGATGCCTGTAAATAATATCATAAcattataaagataaaaaaaaaaaaaattatattttaacttCTCTCAACCTACCTAATAATTTCTCTTTGTACCTTCATTAACGCATCGAGGTAAGGCTCTGGCTTGATATTTAAGTCTTTCTCCCGTCTCAGTAACTCCGCAAGCATATCTGTTCTCAAGCATCCATGTCAATAATCAGTTTGGAGAGATCTTTACAGAATAAAGAggatcatgttttttttataccGTAGCCTGTTCCCAATCCTTGGCATCTTGcagaaaattttaatgtttCTCGAACTGTTAAGTCCGGCAAGTGAACATCGTATTGGTCAATGTAGCCGGCAGTTCTTTCTGGCACGAACTCATGCAATTCATGCCCATTGTATGTCACTTTCCCAGTAGACTAACCATTCAACAAGTACACTATCATATCACTGCTTCataccaataaaaaaaagcatttttttGGATATCTTTCAAAGATTGAAGTAGTGTCTATTTACTTTTAGTCCAGTTTCTGTCTTTCCAGACAATGCTTTTAGTAAGGTAGACTTTCCAGAGCCCGGTGGTCCCAAAAGTAGAGTCAGTCTGTGtagtaaaaagaaacaaaatgagaaattgattcatttttttgtaaattatttggtgcaaaacacacaaatatctcgaacaatatcaaaatattataaacggatttagaatcaaaacaaaatgaaaatacaaatagCTGAGCTAAGGATGGTTGATGAACCTGCCGGGTTTGATGATCCCGCTCACATCCTTAAGAATGGAGATTCTCTTTTTCTGAATCCGAAGAACTCCGATTTTCGTCCcaatacccttttttttttttaatagaaaactAGACGATTAGGCGAGATCAGAGAGATGCCAAAAAAGATGGCTTTTCAAATTGATTTCTTGCTGTACAAGAAACGTAATGACAAAATGGAATGAGATGTTACTTTTACAACGTTAACGAACGAGTTCATGACTGTGGGAACAGCTTTTCTTCCTGCATAGGCTTCTGTGGTCAGGTTTAAATCCTCAAATCGGACTTCTATCGTTGGTAGATTCAAAgagactctgtttttttttttgtgacatagtaacaaaaaaaaattaagtttattatCTAACAGATTAAACAATCTTACACATAAgaagtttaatattttaaagtagatttacCTATCGAAACGACTCTTAAGCCTCCGTAGATACTCTCCATGCCAATCCTCGTCATCCATCGGCATCACTCTATCGAATAACTCTCTTCTCTCCGTGAAGCCAAGATCTTTCATGTCAATCTCCTTGAAACCTCCTGTGATCCCTCTAAGAACAGCCTTCCTTGCCCGGTCGTACGTCGGAAGACGCTGCAACTTCTCCATAGCCGCTACTTTCATGGCTTCCTCTTCGTCTTTTTCTTCGATTTTTCGGCGACTACTGGCCCTGTTCATCATGTTCTCTTCCTCTGAGCTCGCTCTGTAGTGTGCCATcgcttcttttctctctcagtctctttctctcacaactCTTTTCTTACATGTGATTAGAAGCTAACAGGACAATTGAATTTCATAGACCCCTGATTATATTATGATACACTGAATCACATGtacaattttgaaataattaagaAGGTGTGGATTCTGGTGACTAGTGTAATCTAGATCTATTTATGACTGTATCTATGTATCATTGATTCAAATATTTTGACTATATCTAATTAATGAATTGACCAAATCTTAAACAGATTCTATACCTCACCGAAATAAAACAAGTGTCTGCATTCATACAACATGAATTA
It includes:
- the LOC104773024 gene encoding uncharacterized protein LOC104773024 isoform X2, which codes for MDYEAYRSGKNRSTQSLSHGDEYFFVCHTTSSKSVCSFFLHRYIEEKIKVMLRKKLFGLLTLSQKDLQGRIFGLGKVAKRLCACLSSSSPIYDRDPELVRALQEKDDRIEALEKMIEKENERNKLRDEELASFMAEMRSKFPVNSSS
- the LOC104773024 gene encoding uncharacterized protein LOC104773024 isoform X1 encodes the protein MDYEAYRSGKNRSTQSLSHGDEYFFVCHTTSSKSVCSFFLHRYIEEKIKVMLRKKLFGLLTLSQKDLQETPQTKGRIFGLGKVAKRLCACLSSSSPIYDRDPELVRALQEKDDRIEALEKMIEKENERNKLRDEELASFMAEMRSKFPVNSSS
- the LOC104773025 gene encoding ABC transporter G family member 38-like, yielding MAHYRASSEEENMMNRASSRRKIEEKDEEEAMKVAAMEKLQRLPTYDRARKAVLRGITGGFKEIDMKDLGFTERRELFDRVMPMDDEDWHGEYLRRLKSRFDRVSLNLPTIEVRFEDLNLTTEAYAGRKAVPTVMNSFVNVVKGIGTKIGVLRIQKKRISILKDVSGIIKPGRLTLLLGPPGSGKSTLLKALSGKTETGLKSTGKVTYNGHELHEFVPERTAGYIDQYDVHLPDLTVRETLKFSARCQGLGTGYDMLAELLRREKDLNIKPEPYLDALMKASVMKGHKEYVVTDYVLKVLGLEMCADTIVGNHMKRGISGGQKKRVTTGEMLVGPVGAFFMDNIFRWFR